A single genomic interval of Nitrosomonadales bacterium harbors:
- a CDS encoding replication initiation factor, producing MQKKSSVDCSPLTESSDSHLAAAAAFTDTGGDARACAGTDGSRECGEGDKGSLPTNREPYNSNPDYFKLLRFGIDSLYLSYQGDLFPEVQDRLTKLKQFAQHPEADQQALAQYSIAGHIFEVKDKGSSVFPFVLEDGAFRIQLSRASKRLPMAYVKLSSRYLTSTSPKDAEAHLRAILNELGILTDSAHVSRLDLCADFVSNENMESWRREAWVTRGKNIAAYAVAEQFTGWTVGLGGIVACRLYNKLLEIFESGRADLLPLWAAAGWTSNQSIWRVEFQFRREALAQHDLIRLDSVLANLNGLWSYAATEWLRLTIPNPDDKTRSRWPIHPLWAYLSSIDWETDGGPLSRSFKATRLPEDKRIFALGASSIASYMAKNGITDYAEGIDGFLFHLYGHLQTSGEFLGLSAEDALLEKVRLRAKEFNTILNIDEEAQKRIASKQTTAAYIKASKGGL from the coding sequence ATGCAGAAAAAATCATCCGTTGATTGCTCACCTCTTACTGAAAGCAGTGATTCACATTTAGCCGCCGCAGCCGCGTTCACGGATACCGGCGGGGATGCGCGCGCTTGCGCGGGCACCGACGGGAGCCGTGAATGCGGCGAGGGGGACAAGGGTTCGTTGCCTACTAACAGAGAACCCTATAACAGCAATCCTGACTACTTCAAGCTCTTACGGTTTGGGATTGATAGCCTGTATCTCTCCTATCAGGGCGATCTATTCCCAGAGGTTCAGGATCGTTTAACCAAGCTCAAGCAGTTCGCACAACACCCCGAAGCAGACCAACAGGCGTTGGCCCAATACTCCATTGCGGGACATATCTTCGAGGTGAAGGATAAAGGCTCTTCAGTCTTCCCCTTCGTTCTGGAGGATGGCGCATTCCGCATACAACTATCCAGAGCCTCCAAGCGGCTTCCTATGGCCTATGTGAAGCTATCCTCTCGCTATCTGACCAGCACCAGCCCCAAGGATGCAGAAGCCCACCTGCGCGCCATCCTGAACGAGCTTGGAATATTGACGGATTCGGCCCACGTCAGCCGCCTCGATTTGTGCGCAGATTTTGTCTCCAACGAGAACATGGAATCTTGGAGGCGTGAGGCATGGGTAACACGCGGCAAAAATATTGCCGCATACGCCGTTGCCGAGCAGTTCACGGGCTGGACTGTTGGACTGGGTGGGATCGTCGCTTGTCGTCTGTATAACAAGCTGCTGGAAATATTTGAAAGCGGCCGCGCTGACCTCCTCCCCCTATGGGCGGCAGCCGGATGGACATCGAATCAATCCATCTGGCGCGTAGAGTTCCAATTCCGCCGTGAAGCATTAGCCCAGCATGACCTTATCCGACTGGATAGCGTGCTAGCTAACCTGAATGGATTGTGGAGCTATGCCGCCACCGAATGGCTCCGCCTGACCATCCCCAACCCAGACGACAAGACACGCTCCCGCTGGCCCATTCATCCGCTCTGGGCATACCTATCCTCGATTGATTGGGAAACTGACGGTGGCCCCCTTTCAAGGTCATTCAAGGCCACGCGATTACCAGAGGACAAACGGATATTCGCGCTTGGTGCCAGCTCAATTGCTTCCTACATGGCAAAGAATGGCATCACCGATTACGCCGAGGGGATTGATGGCTTCTTGTTCCATCTCTATGGTCATCTGCAAACCAGCGGGGAGTTTTTGGGGCTATCTGCGGAAGATGCTCTCCTTGAGAAAGTCCGGCTGCGTGCAAAGGAGTTCAACACGATCTTGAATATCGACGAGGAAGCGCAAAAACGCATCGCATCGAAACAAACCACTGCCGCATATATCAAGGCATCGAAAGGAGGTCTGTGA
- a CDS encoding Bax inhibitor-1/YccA family protein, with the protein MQYQTQAITQTGSIAAEQNKVLRNTYMMLALTMIPTVIGAFFGTSIEFSFMAESPIMSSLLMFGAMIGMMFAVTALRNSVWGIVALLGFTFVAGVLLGPILQFALHLKNGTELIGLAAGGTGVIFFSLAIVATVTKKDFSFMGKFLFIGLILLIVASLANLFFQIPALSLALSAIAVLIFSAYILFDVSRIVHGGETNYIMATLGIYMSIYNLFINLLQLLMAFAGDRD; encoded by the coding sequence ATGCAATACCAGACACAGGCCATCACGCAGACCGGCAGCATCGCGGCAGAGCAGAACAAGGTCCTGCGCAACACCTACATGATGCTGGCGCTGACCATGATCCCGACGGTCATCGGCGCATTCTTCGGCACTTCCATCGAATTCTCGTTCATGGCGGAAAGCCCGATCATGTCCTCGCTGCTGATGTTCGGCGCGATGATAGGCATGATGTTCGCCGTCACCGCTTTGCGCAACAGCGTGTGGGGCATCGTCGCGCTACTCGGCTTCACCTTCGTCGCGGGCGTACTGCTCGGCCCGATCCTGCAATTCGCGCTGCACCTCAAGAACGGCACCGAACTGATCGGACTGGCGGCTGGCGGAACCGGCGTCATCTTCTTCTCGCTGGCGATCGTCGCCACGGTGACGAAGAAGGATTTCAGCTTCATGGGCAAATTCCTGTTCATCGGACTGATCCTGCTGATCGTCGCATCGCTGGCCAATCTGTTCTTCCAGATCCCCGCGCTGTCACTGGCCCTCTCCGCGATCGCCGTGCTGATCTTCTCCGCCTACATCCTGTTCGATGTCAGCCGCATCGTGCATGGCGGCGAGACCAACTACATCATGGCAACGCTGGGCATCTACATGAGCATCTACAACCTGTTCATCAACCTGTTGCAACTGCTGATGGCATTCGCGGGCGATCGCGACTGA
- a CDS encoding superoxide dismutase [Fe] (SodB; iron binding; present under aerobic and anaerobic conditions; destroys free radicals): protein MEHQLPALPYAKDALVPHMSAETFDYHYSKHHQAYVTNLNNLIKGTEYENLDLEAIVKKAPAGGIYNNAAQVSNHTFFWNCMKPNGGGAPSGALADAINAKWGSLDEFKKAFQTSAVGNFGSGWTWLVKKADGSLDIVNMGAAGTPLTTADKPLLCVDVWEHAYYIDYRNMRPKFVETFLGNLVNWDFVAKNFA, encoded by the coding sequence ATGGAACATCAACTGCCCGCCCTGCCTTATGCCAAGGACGCGCTCGTGCCGCACATGTCCGCCGAGACCTTCGATTATCACTACAGCAAGCACCATCAGGCCTATGTGACCAATCTGAACAACCTGATCAAGGGCACCGAGTACGAGAACCTCGACCTTGAGGCCATCGTCAAGAAGGCGCCGGCCGGCGGCATCTACAACAACGCGGCACAGGTCTCCAACCACACCTTCTTCTGGAACTGCATGAAGCCGAACGGTGGCGGCGCACCTTCCGGCGCGCTGGCCGATGCGATCAATGCCAAATGGGGTTCGCTGGACGAGTTCAAGAAGGCGTTCCAGACTTCTGCCGTGGGCAATTTCGGTTCCGGCTGGACCTGGCTGGTGAAGAAGGCCGACGGTTCGCTGGACATCGTCAACATGGGCGCGGCCGGCACCCCGCTGACCACCGCCGACAAGCCGCTGTTGTGCGTGGATGTGTGGGAGCACGCTTACTACATCGACTACCGCAACATGCGCCCCAAGTTCGTCGAGACTTTCCTCGGCAATCTGGTGAACTGGGACTTCGTCGCGAAGAACTTCGCGTAA
- a CDS encoding HopJ type III effector protein has translation MEPRSFLQHLDDAPESVAFNETIAVIDALYDFVPSAFDNGTLRNEAGQNNGSCKIFSFAKLQRLTPQQTLHCFGDYYRKDVLGNPDGSDHQNIRNFLRSGWEGISFEGNALTPKRA, from the coding sequence ATGGAACCGAGATCATTCCTGCAACACCTGGACGACGCGCCGGAAAGCGTCGCATTCAATGAGACCATTGCGGTCATCGACGCGCTGTACGATTTCGTCCCGAGCGCCTTCGACAACGGCACATTGCGCAACGAAGCCGGGCAGAACAACGGCTCGTGCAAGATATTTTCGTTCGCGAAACTGCAACGACTGACACCGCAGCAGACGCTGCACTGCTTCGGCGACTACTACCGCAAGGACGTGCTCGGCAACCCGGACGGCAGCGACCACCAGAACATCCGCAACTTCTTGCGATCCGGCTGGGAAGGGATTTCTTTCGAGGGCAACGCGCTGACGCCGAAGCGCGCCTGA
- the rlmD gene encoding 23S rRNA (uracil(1939)-C(5))-methyltransferase RlmD, producing the protein MNTVTVESIDQEGRGIAHADGKVIFIEGALTGERVTYSSYRKKSNYEQAKVGQILERSFMRVQPKCPVFGVCGGCSMQHLDSQAQVAVKQRVLEDNLQRIGKVKPEVVLPPIFGQPWAYRQRARLSVRHVLKKEKTLVGFREQNGKYVADMQHCEILTPKIAALLPLLGELNEKFTRRDILPQIEVAVGEHVDVLVLRILAALTPSDETLIREFADTHQVQFWTQTKGPETVKPFYPPDAPALSYSLPEFGITMPFAPAEFTQVNSDLNRLMVSRAVRLLDPQAGERIADFFCGLGNFTLPIARSGAQVLGIEGSDALVKRAAQNAAYNGLASDSPRPLAGEGPGERAVEFMAMNLFEMSDAELVKLGRFDKWLVDPPRDGAIELVKSITPETAPARIVYVSCNPATLARDAEVLVQVKGYALKAAGVMNMFPQTSHVESIAVFELP; encoded by the coding sequence ATGAATACAGTAACTGTTGAATCCATCGACCAGGAAGGTCGCGGCATCGCGCATGCCGACGGCAAGGTCATCTTCATCGAAGGCGCGCTCACCGGCGAACGGGTGACCTATTCCTCGTACCGCAAGAAGAGCAATTACGAACAGGCCAAGGTCGGGCAGATACTCGAACGATCTTTCATGCGTGTGCAGCCGAAGTGCCCGGTGTTCGGCGTATGCGGCGGCTGTTCCATGCAGCATCTCGATTCGCAAGCGCAGGTGGCTGTCAAGCAGCGCGTGCTGGAAGACAACCTGCAGCGCATCGGCAAGGTCAAACCCGAGGTCGTGCTGCCGCCGATCTTCGGACAACCCTGGGCTTACCGCCAGCGCGCACGCCTGTCGGTGCGCCATGTGCTGAAGAAGGAAAAGACCCTGGTCGGCTTCCGCGAGCAGAACGGCAAGTATGTGGCCGACATGCAGCATTGCGAGATACTGACGCCGAAGATCGCCGCGTTGCTGCCCTTGCTGGGCGAGCTGAACGAGAAGTTCACCCGCCGCGACATCCTGCCGCAGATCGAAGTCGCGGTGGGCGAGCATGTCGATGTGCTGGTGCTGCGCATCCTTGCGGCGCTCACCCCGTCGGATGAAACACTGATCCGGGAATTCGCCGACACGCACCAGGTGCAGTTCTGGACCCAGACCAAGGGGCCGGAAACCGTCAAGCCGTTCTACCCGCCGGACGCGCCGGCGCTGAGTTACAGTCTGCCCGAGTTCGGCATCACCATGCCGTTCGCGCCGGCCGAGTTCACCCAGGTGAACAGCGATTTGAACCGCCTGATGGTCAGCCGCGCCGTGCGTCTGTTGGATCCGCAGGCGGGCGAGCGCATCGCCGATTTCTTCTGCGGTCTGGGCAACTTCACGCTGCCGATCGCGCGCAGCGGCGCGCAGGTGCTGGGCATCGAGGGCAGCGACGCGCTGGTGAAGCGCGCCGCACAGAACGCCGCATATAACGGCCTGGCCTCGGACTCCCCTCGCCCGCTTGCGGGAGAGGGGCCGGGGGAGAGGGCCGTCGAATTCATGGCAATGAACTTGTTTGAAATGAGTGATGCCGAACTCGTGAAGTTGGGCCGCTTCGACAAGTGGCTGGTCGATCCGCCGCGCGACGGGGCGATCGAACTGGTGAAATCCATCACGCCGGAGACCGCGCCGGCGCGCATCGTCTATGTATCCTGCAACCCGGCCACGCTGGCGCGCGATGCCGAAGTGCTGGTGCAGGTGAAGGGTTATGCGCTGAAAGCGGCAGGCGTGATGAACATGTTCCCGCAGACCTCGCACGTCGAATCCATCGCGGTGTTCGAACTGCCATGA
- a CDS encoding (2Fe-2S)-binding protein: MSCDKESPDANLGVPNEEVMCSCSGTRRGYIRSLFEQGMDIDAISRWTGALSGCGGCEWDIAAFLKELAEQKNNRQTGS; the protein is encoded by the coding sequence ATGAGTTGTGACAAGGAATCCCCGGATGCAAATCTTGGTGTCCCGAACGAAGAAGTTATGTGCAGTTGCAGCGGCACCAGACGGGGCTATATCCGGAGCCTGTTCGAGCAGGGCATGGATATCGATGCCATCTCCAGATGGACCGGTGCGCTCTCGGGCTGCGGTGGCTGCGAATGGGATATCGCGGCGTTCCTGAAGGAGCTCGCCGAACAGAAGAATAATCGTCAGACGGGGTCGTAA
- a CDS encoding RloB domain-containing protein: MARNSDSFFRSKSRYKPQPLVLAICEDSKSGLQYLREAARHFRADVKVEISHCGRTDPKGIVEEALSRQKKFDHVYCVIDRDSHENFDEAIALAKESDKITVIDSHPCFEFWLVLHHKKTRRPYASSGKNSSADNLIKDLRREPEFNNYCKGAAENIFNSLIGDKFAFARKTSPQVLKEAVDDNNLNPSTKVHLLIDAFEEMTEPKPLE; the protein is encoded by the coding sequence ATGGCGCGCAACTCAGATTCATTTTTCCGTTCAAAATCACGCTACAAACCTCAGCCATTGGTATTAGCTATTTGCGAAGATAGCAAATCAGGTTTGCAATATTTGAGAGAAGCTGCTCGTCATTTTCGAGCGGATGTAAAAGTAGAAATCTCACACTGCGGTCGAACCGACCCCAAAGGAATAGTTGAGGAAGCATTGTCGCGTCAGAAAAAATTTGATCATGTTTATTGCGTCATTGACCGCGATTCACATGAAAATTTTGATGAGGCTATTGCGTTAGCGAAAGAGTCCGACAAGATTACAGTGATTGACTCCCACCCCTGTTTCGAATTTTGGCTGGTGTTGCACCACAAAAAAACCCGGAGACCTTACGCATCTTCTGGCAAAAATTCATCCGCAGACAACCTAATCAAAGATCTTCGCAGAGAGCCCGAGTTCAATAACTATTGCAAGGGGGCCGCTGAAAATATTTTCAACTCACTTATTGGTGATAAGTTTGCCTTCGCCCGCAAGACCAGTCCCCAGGTACTAAAAGAGGCAGTTGATGATAACAATTTGAATCCCAGCACAAAGGTTCACCTATTAATTGATGCGTTTGAAGAGATGACAGAGCCAAAGCCTCTCGAATGA
- a CDS encoding AlpA family phage regulatory protein, whose product MDKLAPKNQEVDYLLPRKTVEQLSGLSRATIYRLIKAGKFPRPLSISTGSVRWRQSDVVAWQQSLCATPTS is encoded by the coding sequence ATGGATAAGCTCGCTCCCAAAAACCAAGAGGTTGACTACCTACTGCCGCGCAAGACTGTTGAACAATTATCGGGCTTAAGCAGAGCGACGATCTACCGGCTAATAAAAGCAGGGAAATTTCCCCGCCCGCTATCCATCAGCACAGGCTCAGTCCGGTGGAGACAATCCGATGTAGTTGCTTGGCAGCAGTCTCTTTGCGCTACCCCGACAAGCTGA
- a CDS encoding PAS domain S-box protein, producing the protein MALRGETEVREGVDYRGVPVLAATRMIPGTDWIMEAKIDQDEIYGALATQRGLLVLFALLLVTTTGITLRLYWRRQQRIRLEQQYRELAERQALRSHYETILEHANDIFMLADDHARIVDTNQRAIEMTGYSRDELLSMDIRQLRSPRAREMLAKQWQFGTEGTVFETELQRKDGSTFPVEVSARVIEVEGENFRQGIIRDISERKQTEEAIRHSRDLLRSVVENAPVRVFWKDRDLRYLGCNTAFAQDAGMTHPQELYGKDDFQMGWRDRAEQYRADDRRVMESGEPKIGSEEPVTMPDGRTIWLRTSKVPLRDTEGRVSGVLGIYEDITDEKVARDQLEQERDFSNGLVETAQVIILVLDPQGRIVRMNPFMEALCGYTSHEVEGRDWFDIFLPETDRAQMKALFQGAVGDIQTHGNVNTLLTRDGRQRLVEWYDKTLKDDAGNVVGLLSIGLDVTERKQHEIALQRANRALKTQSAVNLALVQAQSEEDLLLSVTNVIAEQGGYLIAWVGYAEHDAHRSVRVVGQSGFGEMDIDPTKFTWADTEEGQGPTGTAIRTSVTVINPDLLNNPDGCHCLEAAIKRGCRSAIAIPLTYTGQMMGALTIYAAEPSAFSKEEVKLLEELAGDLVYGITNMRTRAAHEHHASLLRRSLEQSVQTIASTVEARDPYTAGHQRRVAVLAVAIARQMGLPKQRIKGLHLAAIVHDLGKIRIPAEILSKPGKLSDIEFSLIKFHPQAGYDILKDVEFPWPIADMVLQHHERLDGSGYPQGLKGDAILLEARILCVADVVEAMSSHRPYRPGLGTEAALGEIERNKGRLYDPSVVDACIKLFREGGFEFGD; encoded by the coding sequence ATGGCCTTGCGCGGCGAAACGGAGGTGCGCGAAGGGGTGGATTACCGTGGCGTACCGGTGCTGGCGGCGACCCGCATGATCCCCGGCACGGACTGGATCATGGAGGCCAAGATCGACCAGGACGAAATCTATGGTGCACTCGCCACGCAGCGCGGGCTGCTTGTCCTGTTTGCGCTGCTGCTGGTCACGACCACCGGAATCACCTTGCGCCTTTACTGGCGCCGTCAGCAGCGCATCCGGCTCGAACAGCAATATCGCGAACTGGCCGAGCGGCAGGCCCTGCGCTCCCATTACGAAACGATACTGGAACATGCCAATGACATCTTCATGCTGGCCGATGACCATGCCCGCATCGTCGATACCAACCAGCGCGCCATAGAGATGACCGGTTACAGCCGCGACGAACTGTTGTCCATGGATATCAGGCAGTTGCGCTCGCCGCGCGCCAGGGAGATGCTGGCAAAGCAGTGGCAATTCGGCACGGAGGGAACGGTTTTCGAAACCGAGTTGCAGCGCAAGGACGGCTCCACCTTCCCGGTCGAGGTCAGCGCCCGCGTCATCGAAGTGGAAGGGGAAAACTTCAGGCAAGGCATCATCCGCGACATCAGCGAGCGCAAGCAGACCGAGGAAGCGATCCGGCATTCGCGCGACCTGTTGCGCTCGGTGGTGGAGAATGCACCCGTCCGCGTCTTCTGGAAGGACAGGGACTTGCGCTATCTGGGCTGCAACACCGCCTTTGCGCAGGATGCCGGCATGACGCATCCGCAGGAACTCTACGGCAAGGACGATTTCCAGATGGGCTGGCGAGATCGGGCCGAACAGTACCGCGCCGACGACCGGCGGGTGATGGAGTCCGGCGAGCCGAAGATCGGTTCCGAAGAGCCCGTGACCATGCCGGACGGCCGCACTATCTGGCTGCGCACCTCCAAGGTGCCGTTGCGTGACACGGAGGGCCGGGTGAGCGGCGTGCTGGGCATCTACGAGGACATCACCGATGAAAAGGTGGCGCGGGATCAACTGGAACAGGAACGGGATTTCTCCAATGGGCTGGTGGAGACCGCGCAGGTCATCATTCTGGTGCTCGATCCGCAAGGCCGCATCGTGCGCATGAATCCGTTCATGGAAGCCCTGTGCGGCTATACATCGCACGAGGTCGAAGGGCGGGACTGGTTCGATATCTTCCTGCCCGAGACCGACAGGGCGCAGATGAAGGCATTGTTCCAGGGAGCCGTCGGCGACATCCAGACACATGGCAACGTCAATACGCTGCTCACCCGGGATGGCCGGCAACGGTTGGTCGAATGGTATGACAAGACGCTGAAGGACGACGCGGGTAATGTGGTCGGACTGTTATCCATCGGACTGGATGTCACCGAACGCAAGCAACACGAGATAGCCCTTCAGCGCGCCAACCGCGCGCTCAAGACGCAGTCGGCGGTCAACCTGGCGCTGGTGCAGGCACAGAGCGAGGAGGACTTGCTGCTGTCAGTCACGAACGTCATCGCGGAACAGGGCGGCTACTTGATAGCCTGGGTGGGCTATGCCGAACATGATGCGCACAGGAGCGTGCGCGTGGTCGGACAATCCGGCTTCGGGGAAATGGATATCGACCCCACCAAGTTCACCTGGGCGGATACGGAAGAGGGACAGGGACCGACCGGCACCGCGATCAGGACCAGCGTCACGGTGATCAATCCGGATTTACTGAACAACCCGGACGGATGCCACTGTCTCGAAGCCGCGATCAAACGCGGCTGCCGCTCGGCCATCGCGATCCCGCTGACCTATACCGGACAGATGATGGGCGCGCTGACCATCTATGCCGCCGAACCCTCCGCGTTCAGCAAAGAGGAAGTGAAGCTGCTGGAGGAACTCGCCGGCGACCTGGTCTACGGCATCACCAATATGCGTACCCGCGCTGCACACGAGCATCATGCATCCCTCCTGCGCAGGAGCCTGGAGCAATCCGTCCAGACCATCGCCAGCACCGTCGAAGCGCGCGACCCCTATACCGCCGGCCACCAGCGGCGCGTCGCCGTACTGGCGGTCGCCATCGCCCGCCAGATGGGCCTGCCCAAGCAACGGATCAAGGGTCTCCATCTTGCGGCCATCGTCCACGACCTGGGCAAGATCCGCATCCCGGCGGAGATCCTCTCCAAACCCGGCAAATTGAGCGACATCGAATTCTCGCTCATCAAGTTCCATCCACAGGCGGGCTACGACATCCTGAAAGATGTGGAATTCCCCTGGCCGATCGCGGACATGGTCCTGCAGCACCACGAGCGGCTGGACGGCTCGGGCTACCCGCAAGGGCTCAAGGGTGATGCCATCCTGCTTGAAGCGCGCATCCTGTGCGTGGCCGACGTGGTCGAGGCGATGTCCTCGCACCGCCCGTATCGCCCGGGGCTGGGCACCGAAGCCGCGCTGGGAGAGATCGAACGCAACAAGGGCAGGCTTTACGATCCGTCGGTGGTGGATGCCTGCATCAAGCTTTTCCGGGAAGGTGGCTTCGAATTCGGCGATTGA
- a CDS encoding rhodanese-like domain-containing protein, which translates to MKRYDDLIDEALVRVKEVTPWDLGRRFRAGDVPLLLDIREPGEFALLRIPGSVNVPRGVLEQSCEWDYDETVPELVRGRDREIVLICRSGKRSVLAADVMQLMGFSNVVSLKLGIRGWNDAELPMENARGEEVDADRGDELLVSRLRPEQRKPK; encoded by the coding sequence ATGAAACGCTACGACGATCTGATCGATGAGGCGTTGGTCCGCGTGAAAGAGGTCACGCCGTGGGATCTCGGGCGGCGTTTCAGGGCGGGCGACGTGCCGCTGTTGCTCGACATCCGCGAGCCGGGCGAGTTCGCGCTGTTGCGCATCCCCGGTTCGGTCAACGTGCCGCGCGGCGTGCTGGAACAATCCTGCGAGTGGGATTACGACGAGACGGTGCCGGAACTGGTGCGCGGACGGGACCGGGAGATCGTGCTGATCTGCCGGTCCGGCAAGCGCTCGGTGCTGGCGGCGGATGTGATGCAGCTGATGGGTTTCTCCAACGTGGTGTCGCTCAAGCTCGGCATCCGCGGCTGGAACGACGCGGAGCTGCCGATGGAGAACGCACGCGGCGAGGAGGTCGATGCCGATCGTGGTGATGAGCTGCTGGTGTCGCGGCTGCGACCGGAGCAGCGCAAACCGAAGTGA
- a CDS encoding 3'-5' exonuclease yields MNPTLVFDIETIPDIAGLRALYQLDSAVSDAEVAEMAFQVRRQKTGSDFLPHHLHRVAAISCVLREGDNFRVWTLGEADEDEGAIIQRFFDGIEKYTPQIVSWNGGGFDLPVLHYRGLIHGIQSPRYWDQGEDDKDFKWNNYISRYHSRHLDLMDLLAMYTGRANAPLDELAKLIGFPGKLGMDGSKVWEAYQQGRLKEIRDYCETDVVNTWLVFARFQLMRGQFTRARYEQELELVRAVLSKSDGAHWKEFLAQWPDDKTV; encoded by the coding sequence ATGAATCCGACTCTAGTCTTCGACATCGAAACCATTCCCGACATCGCCGGGTTGCGCGCGCTGTACCAACTCGACAGTGCGGTGAGCGATGCCGAGGTGGCCGAGATGGCCTTCCAGGTGCGCCGCCAGAAGACCGGTAGCGATTTCCTGCCGCACCACCTGCACCGCGTCGCGGCGATCTCCTGCGTGCTGCGCGAGGGCGACAATTTCCGTGTGTGGACGCTGGGTGAGGCGGACGAGGACGAGGGCGCCATCATCCAGCGCTTCTTCGACGGCATCGAGAAATACACGCCGCAGATCGTGAGCTGGAACGGCGGCGGCTTCGACCTGCCGGTGTTGCACTATCGCGGCCTGATCCACGGCATCCAGTCGCCGCGCTACTGGGACCAGGGCGAGGACGACAAGGACTTCAAGTGGAACAACTACATCAGCCGCTATCACTCGCGCCACCTCGACCTGATGGACCTGCTGGCGATGTACACCGGCCGCGCCAACGCGCCGCTGGACGAACTGGCCAAGCTGATCGGCTTTCCCGGCAAGCTGGGCATGGACGGCAGCAAGGTGTGGGAAGCGTACCAGCAGGGCCGCCTGAAAGAGATCCGCGACTATTGCGAGACCGACGTGGTGAACACCTGGCTGGTGTTCGCGCGCTTCCAGTTGATGCGCGGCCAGTTCACCAGGGCGCGCTACGAGCAGGAACTGGAACTGGTGCGCGCCGTTTTGAGTAAATCCGACGGGGCGCACTGGAAGGAATTCCTCGCGCAGTGGCCCGACGATAAAACGGTATAA
- a CDS encoding YdbL family protein, with amino-acid sequence MKNMFRFAVSLFAFTFALSAFAVDLEINTPGVNAIKQSMQARHAQLARHYASGAVGLTSDGMVTLRDAGAVPLSSRQSVNALVADENRDRNALYAEIANANGHPEWQAEIRGTFAQRWIQRAQPGWWVQGSGGWTQK; translated from the coding sequence ATGAAGAACATGTTCAGGTTCGCCGTATCGCTGTTTGCTTTCACTTTTGCGCTGAGTGCGTTCGCGGTCGATCTCGAGATCAATACGCCGGGCGTGAATGCGATCAAGCAAAGCATGCAGGCGCGCCACGCGCAACTCGCCCGGCATTACGCCAGCGGCGCAGTGGGGCTGACCTCTGACGGCATGGTCACGCTGCGCGACGCGGGCGCCGTGCCGCTGTCGTCGCGCCAGTCGGTGAACGCGCTGGTGGCCGACGAGAACCGCGACCGCAACGCGCTGTATGCCGAGATCGCCAACGCCAACGGCCATCCCGAATGGCAGGCCGAGATACGCGGCACCTTCGCGCAACGCTGGATACAGCGCGCCCAGCCGGGATGGTGGGTGCAAGGTAGCGGCGGCTGGACACAAAAATAA